A window from Salvelinus sp. IW2-2015 linkage group LG5, ASM291031v2, whole genome shotgun sequence encodes these proteins:
- the LOC111963813 gene encoding hepatic lectin-like gives MGAVIGLVFLYISNLPTKNTELQILQAAYNQNLTGLEKDYTSALMIKNRELQELQDKNKDLHEKERAVWQQNGELRKQKNPPSCPTNTGNKDCPKPRNCAEDWEYYXGKCYYFSXDKLTWVQSRDECITRGGHLVIIGSREEQNFLYQKIGTKMLNKPEDKFWIGLTDSTNENEWLWVDNSSLNSSTRFWLGNKEPDDWKGENGEYPEGEDCARMGERSGNTGWLDFNCNKTQRRICETKSPL, from the exons ATGGGTGCTGTCATTGGACTTGTGTTCCTGT ATATCAGCAACCtgccaaccaaaaacacagagctCCAAATTCTGCAAGCGGCTTACAATCAAAATCTTACAGGTTTGGAAAAAGATTATACATCAG CTTTAATGATCAAAAACAGAGAGCTTCAAGAACTGCAAGACAAGAACAAAGATCTTCATGAGAAGGAACGTGCAG TTTGGCAACAAAATGGAGAATTGAGAAAGCAGAAAAATCCACCCTCTTGCCCTACAAACACAG GGAATAAAGACTGTCCTAAACCTAGGAACTGTGCTGAAGACTGGGAGTATTATGYGGGGAAGTGCTATTACTTCTCCRCTGATAAACTGACCTGGGTTCAGAGTCGGGATGAGTGTATCACCAGGGGGGGACACCTTGTCATCATAGGGAGCCGAGAGGAGCAG AATTTCTTATATCAGAAAATTGGTACAAAAATGCTTAATAAGCCTGAAGACAAGTTCTGGATTGGGCTGACGGACAGTACAAACGAGAATGAGTGGTTATGGGTGGACAATTCATCTCTCAATTCAAGCACAAG ATTCTGGCTTGGTAACAAGGAGCCTGATGACTGGAAAGGAGAAAATGGAGAATATCCCGAGGGTGAAGACTGTGCTAGAATGGGGGAACGGAGTGGTAATACCGGGTGGTTGGATTTCAACTGTAATAAGACTCAAAGAAGAATATGTGAGACAAAATCGCCCTTGTGA